From Rhizobium favelukesii, the proteins below share one genomic window:
- a CDS encoding chloramphenicol phosphotransferase CPT family protein, protein MTYDSSSGQIIILNGAPRSGKSSIANAIQEHFDGPWMNLGVDTYNEMTPERYLPGIGLRPGGERPDLEEMVPFFYVALYESIAIHAGLGLNVVADLGHHDSYSQPLGILADCARRLEGLPVLFVGVRCPIEVILKRRDIPSPGRHTLYVRATEDEAVPNPVQLWQEQVHIPGIYDLEVDTSVLTPFECAEAIRQRLDLGIPEPSAFERIAAMR, encoded by the coding sequence ATGACATATGACAGCTCGTCCGGACAGATCATTATTCTGAACGGCGCCCCGCGCAGTGGAAAATCGTCGATCGCCAACGCAATCCAGGAGCACTTCGACGGCCCATGGATGAACCTTGGCGTCGACACCTACAACGAGATGACGCCGGAGCGCTATCTGCCGGGCATAGGCCTGCGCCCGGGAGGGGAACGGCCCGATCTTGAGGAGATGGTGCCGTTTTTCTATGTGGCGCTCTACGAGTCGATCGCCATTCATGCCGGACTAGGCCTCAATGTGGTTGCCGACCTCGGCCATCACGACAGCTACTCTCAGCCGCTCGGCATCCTCGCCGATTGCGCGCGCCGGCTTGAGGGATTGCCGGTTCTTTTCGTCGGCGTCAGATGTCCGATCGAGGTCATCTTGAAGAGAAGGGACATCCCTTCGCCGGGACGACACACGCTGTATGTGCGCGCAACCGAGGACGAAGCCGTGCCCAATCCCGTCCAGCTCTGGCAGGAGCAGGTCCATATCCCCGGTATCTACGATCTTGAGGTCGATACCTCGGTGCTGACACCCTTCGAATGCGCCGAAGCAATCCGGCAGCGCCTGGACCTCGGCATTCCCGAACCCTCGGCATTCGAGCGGATCGCCGCCATGCGGTGA
- the fdhA gene encoding formaldehyde dehydrogenase, glutathione-independent, whose amino-acid sequence MSKNRGVVYMRPGKVEIHDIDDPKLEAPDGRRIEHGVILKVISTNICGSDQHMVRGRTTAMPGLVLGHEITGEIIEKGIDVEMLEVGDIVSVPFNVACGRCRCCKSQDTGVCLTVNPSRAGGAYGYVDMGGWIGGQARYVTIPYADFNLLKFPDRDRAMEKIRDLTMLSDILPTGFHGAVRAGVGVGSTVYVAGAGPVGLAAAASARILGAAVVMIGDFNKDRLAHAAKVGFEPIDLSKSDRLGDMIAQVTGSNEVDSAIDAVGFEARGHSGGEQPAIVLNQMMEITRAAGSIGIPGLYVTEDPGAVDNAAKHGNLSLRFGLGWAKAQSFHTGQTPVLKYNRQLMQAILHDRLPIADIVNAKVIPLEEAVQGYESFDHGAATKFVLDPHGEVAKAA is encoded by the coding sequence ATGAGCAAGAACCGAGGCGTCGTCTATATGCGACCCGGCAAGGTCGAAATCCACGACATCGACGATCCGAAGCTTGAAGCGCCCGATGGCCGCAGAATCGAGCACGGTGTCATCCTGAAAGTGATTTCCACCAATATTTGCGGGTCGGACCAGCACATGGTCCGCGGCCGCACCACTGCCATGCCCGGCCTCGTCCTCGGCCACGAGATCACCGGTGAGATCATCGAAAAAGGCATCGACGTGGAGATGCTCGAGGTCGGCGATATCGTCTCGGTGCCGTTCAACGTCGCCTGCGGCCGCTGCCGTTGCTGCAAGTCGCAGGACACCGGCGTCTGCCTGACGGTCAACCCGTCGCGCGCCGGCGGTGCCTATGGTTATGTCGATATGGGCGGCTGGATCGGCGGGCAGGCCCGCTACGTCACCATTCCCTATGCCGATTTCAATCTGCTGAAATTCCCCGATCGCGACCGGGCAATGGAGAAGATCCGCGACCTGACCATGCTTTCGGACATCCTGCCCACCGGCTTCCACGGCGCGGTGCGGGCCGGCGTCGGCGTCGGATCCACCGTCTATGTTGCCGGTGCCGGCCCGGTCGGGCTCGCGGCAGCTGCTTCCGCCCGCATTCTTGGCGCCGCCGTCGTGATGATCGGCGACTTCAACAAGGATCGCCTTGCCCATGCAGCCAAGGTTGGCTTCGAACCGATCGATCTTTCGAAGAGCGATCGCCTGGGCGACATGATCGCGCAGGTGACCGGCAGCAACGAGGTGGATAGCGCCATTGACGCCGTCGGCTTCGAGGCGCGCGGCCATAGCGGCGGCGAACAGCCGGCGATCGTGTTGAACCAGATGATGGAAATCACCCGCGCGGCCGGCTCAATCGGCATTCCCGGCCTCTACGTGACCGAGGATCCGGGTGCTGTCGACAATGCCGCCAAGCACGGCAACCTGTCGCTGCGCTTCGGCCTAGGGTGGGCAAAGGCCCAGTCCTTCCATACGGGTCAAACGCCGGTGCTGAAGTACAATCGCCAGCTCATGCAGGCGATCCTGCACGACCGGCTGCCGATTGCCGATATCGTCAATGCCAAGGTCATTCCTCTCGAAGAGGCGGTGCAGGGCTACGAAAGCTTCGACCACGGCGCAGCGACGAAGTTCGTCCTCGACCCGCATGGCGAGGTCGCCAAGGCAGCGTAA
- the rnhA gene encoding ribonuclease HI, producing MKHVDIFTDGACSGNPGPGGWGAVLRYGEVEKELCGGEAETTNNRMELLAAISALSALKAPCEVDLYTDSVYVKDGISKWIFGWKKNGWKTADKKPVKNAELWQALEEARNRHKVTLHWVKGHAGHPENERADELARKGMEPFKKR from the coding sequence ATGAAACACGTCGATATCTTCACGGACGGCGCCTGCTCCGGTAATCCCGGGCCTGGCGGCTGGGGCGCGGTTCTGCGCTATGGCGAGGTCGAAAAGGAGCTCTGCGGCGGCGAGGCCGAGACGACCAACAACCGCATGGAACTGCTCGCGGCGATCTCAGCTTTGTCAGCTTTGAAAGCACCCTGCGAGGTCGATCTTTATACCGACAGCGTCTACGTCAAAGACGGGATCTCCAAGTGGATCTTCGGCTGGAAGAAGAACGGCTGGAAGACCGCCGACAAGAAGCCGGTGAAGAACGCCGAGCTCTGGCAGGCGCTCGAGGAAGCCCGCAACAGGCACAAGGTCACGCTGCACTGGGTCAAGGGCCACGCCGGCCATCCGGAAAACGAGCGCGCCGACGAACTCGCCCGCAAGGGCATGGAGCCGTTCAAGAAACGCTAG
- the ispH gene encoding 4-hydroxy-3-methylbut-2-enyl diphosphate reductase, translating to MNIAAKPPLTIRLCGPRGFCAGVDRAIQIVVLALKSYGAPVYVRHEIVHNRYVVEGLEAKGAVFVEELAEIPEEHRAQPVVFSAHGVPKSVPEDASARNLFYLDATCPLVSKVHKQAMRHNRLGRHVILIGHAGHPEVIGTMGQLPEGSVSLIETVEDADAYKPADPDNLGFVTQTTLSVDDTAGVIARLQQRFPNLTAPAADSICYATTNRQEVVKQAAPGCDLFIIVGAPNSSNSKRLVEVALRAGAKKSLLVQRASELDWADIGPISTLGLSAGASAPEVIVNEIIEAFRARFDAKVELAETVQENEHFLVNRELRNIELTTSDMAFVNG from the coding sequence ATGAATATTGCGGCGAAACCTCCTTTGACGATCAGGCTGTGCGGACCGCGCGGCTTTTGCGCGGGCGTCGACCGTGCCATCCAGATCGTCGTGCTGGCGCTGAAATCCTACGGTGCGCCGGTCTATGTCCGTCACGAGATCGTCCACAATCGTTATGTGGTCGAAGGCCTGGAAGCCAAAGGCGCCGTCTTCGTCGAAGAGCTCGCCGAGATCCCGGAAGAGCACCGCGCCCAGCCGGTCGTCTTCTCCGCCCATGGCGTGCCGAAATCCGTTCCGGAAGACGCGAGCGCCCGTAATCTCTTCTACCTCGACGCCACATGTCCGCTGGTGTCGAAGGTTCACAAGCAGGCGATGCGCCACAACCGCCTCGGCCGCCATGTGATACTGATCGGTCATGCCGGTCACCCTGAAGTCATCGGCACGATGGGCCAGTTGCCGGAGGGCTCCGTGTCCCTGATCGAGACCGTCGAGGACGCAGACGCCTACAAGCCCGCCGACCCGGATAATCTGGGGTTTGTGACGCAGACGACGCTGTCGGTGGACGACACGGCCGGCGTCATCGCGCGCCTGCAGCAACGCTTCCCCAATCTGACGGCGCCGGCCGCCGACTCGATCTGCTACGCCACGACCAACCGTCAGGAAGTGGTCAAGCAGGCTGCCCCCGGCTGCGATCTGTTCATCATCGTTGGTGCGCCAAATTCGTCCAATTCCAAGCGGCTGGTCGAGGTTGCGTTGCGGGCAGGGGCCAAGAAGTCGCTGCTCGTGCAGCGCGCTTCGGAACTCGATTGGGCGGACATCGGCCCGATCTCGACGCTCGGACTTTCCGCCGGCGCATCGGCGCCCGAGGTGATCGTCAACGAGATCATCGAGGCCTTCCGCGCCCGCTTCGATGCCAAGGTCGAGCTCGCCGAGACGGTTCAGGAAAACGAACATTTCCTCGTCAACCGCGAGCTGCGCAACATAGAGCTGACGACATCAGACATGGCTTTCGTAAACGGGTGA
- a CDS encoding homoserine kinase, which yields MAVYTDISEDDLKWFLTEYDTGTLLSYKGIAEGVENSNFLLHTTKEPLILTLYEKRVEKNDLPFFLGLMQHLAARGLSCPLPLPRNDGALLGTLSDRPAALISFLEGMWLRKPEAKHCREVGKALAQMHVAGEGFTLKRPNALSVDGWKVLWEKSEARADEVEKGLQNEIRGELDFLAANWPKNLPDGVIHADLFPDNVFFLGDALSGLIDFYFACNDLLAYDVSIILNAWCFEKDGAYNITKGMAMLEGYQSVRPLSAAERAALPMLSRGSALRFFLTRLYDWLTTPEGALVTKKDPLEYLRKLRFHRQIGSAAEYGLAA from the coding sequence TTGGCTGTCTACACCGATATTTCCGAAGACGATTTGAAGTGGTTCCTGACGGAGTACGATACCGGCACGCTGCTGTCCTACAAGGGCATCGCGGAAGGTGTCGAGAACTCGAACTTCCTGCTGCACACCACCAAGGAACCGCTGATCCTCACGCTTTATGAAAAGCGAGTCGAAAAGAACGATCTGCCCTTCTTCCTCGGGCTGATGCAGCATCTGGCCGCCCGTGGACTGTCCTGCCCGCTGCCGCTGCCGCGGAACGATGGTGCGCTGCTCGGGACGCTCTCCGATCGCCCGGCCGCGCTGATCTCGTTTTTGGAAGGGATGTGGCTGCGCAAGCCGGAGGCCAAGCATTGCCGCGAAGTCGGAAAGGCGCTCGCGCAGATGCATGTCGCCGGTGAAGGCTTCACGCTGAAGCGGCCGAATGCGCTGTCGGTCGATGGTTGGAAGGTGCTGTGGGAGAAGTCGGAGGCCCGTGCCGACGAGGTGGAAAAGGGCCTGCAGAACGAGATCCGCGGCGAACTCGATTTCCTCGCCGCCAACTGGCCGAAGAACCTGCCGGATGGCGTCATCCACGCCGATCTCTTTCCCGACAATGTCTTCTTCCTCGGCGACGCGCTATCCGGTCTGATCGACTTCTATTTCGCCTGCAACGACCTGCTTGCCTATGACGTCTCGATCATCCTGAACGCCTGGTGCTTCGAAAAGGACGGCGCCTACAACATCACCAAGGGAATGGCGATGCTGGAAGGCTACCAGAGCGTCCGACCGTTGAGCGCTGCCGAGCGCGCCGCGCTGCCGATGCTGTCGCGCGGCTCAGCGCTGCGCTTCTTCCTGACGCGCCTGTACGACTGGCTGACGACGCCCGAGGGCGCGCTGGTCACCAAGAAGGATCCGCTCGAATATCTGCGCAAGCTGCGCTTCCACCGGCAGATCGGCTCTGCCGCCGAATATGGGCTTGCGGCATGA
- a CDS encoding heme o synthase, with product MTVIGNRKALAHDGEFRLSEASARDYFELLKPRVMSLVVFTAFAGLVMAPGHINPVLGLIAILCIAIGAGASGALNMWYDADIDAIMTRTAKRPIPAGRIAPREALAFGLVLSCFSVTILGLAVNWLAAFILAFTIFFYAVIYTMWLKRSTPQNIVIGGAAGAFPPMIGWACVTGTVTIESFVLFMIIFLWTPAHFWALALFKMEDYEAVGVPMLPNVSGERTTKHQIVAYAVLTAVCGVLPTALGFASLGYGLVAAALGAIFIYCSIAVWRMPDGDEKMIPAKKLFGFSILYLFAIFSALMFDRLAAVLVSHAGGIF from the coding sequence ATGACAGTAATCGGCAATCGCAAAGCTCTGGCACACGACGGCGAGTTCCGCCTGTCGGAGGCGAGTGCGCGCGATTATTTTGAGCTCCTGAAGCCGCGCGTCATGTCGCTCGTGGTCTTCACGGCATTTGCCGGTCTCGTTATGGCGCCGGGCCACATCAATCCGGTTCTCGGCCTTATTGCCATCCTTTGCATCGCCATCGGCGCGGGCGCTTCGGGCGCACTGAACATGTGGTACGACGCCGATATCGATGCGATCATGACCCGCACCGCCAAGCGCCCGATCCCGGCCGGCCGGATTGCGCCGCGCGAGGCGCTGGCATTCGGTCTGGTGCTTTCCTGTTTTTCGGTGACGATCCTCGGCCTCGCCGTCAATTGGCTCGCAGCCTTCATCCTCGCCTTCACGATTTTCTTCTATGCCGTGATCTACACGATGTGGCTGAAGCGCTCGACGCCGCAGAACATCGTCATCGGCGGTGCTGCCGGTGCCTTTCCTCCCATGATCGGCTGGGCCTGCGTGACCGGTACGGTCACGATCGAAAGCTTCGTCCTTTTCATGATCATCTTCCTGTGGACACCCGCGCATTTCTGGGCGCTGGCTCTTTTCAAGATGGAAGACTATGAGGCGGTCGGCGTGCCGATGCTGCCGAATGTCTCGGGCGAGCGCACGACCAAGCATCAGATCGTCGCCTACGCCGTCCTGACGGCGGTCTGCGGTGTCCTGCCGACAGCCCTCGGCTTTGCGAGCCTCGGCTATGGCCTGGTCGCCGCGGCGCTCGGCGCGATCTTCATCTACTGTTCCATCGCCGTCTGGCGGATGCCAGACGGCGATGAGAAGATGATCCCGGCGAAGAAGCTCTTCGGCTTCTCGATCCTGTATCTCTTCGCGATTTTCTCCGCCCTGATGTTCGACCGGCTCGCGGCCGTGCTCGTTTCACATGCGGGAGGCATTTTCTGA
- the ctaD gene encoding cytochrome c oxidase subunit I, giving the protein MAGPSAHDDHHLHDHSHGAHAHDDHHDHSHKPSFINRWFFSTNHKDIGTLYLIFAIIAGIIGGALSVAMRMELQEPGIQIFHGLASMVYGYEGDAAIDGAKQMFNMFTTAHALIMIFFMVMPAMIGGFANWMVPIMIGAPDMAFPRLNNISFWLIVPAFLLLILSMFVEGPAGAYGAGGGWTMYPPLSSSGTPGPAVDLAIFALHIAGASSILGAINFITTILNMRAPGMTLHKMPLFAWSVLITAFLLLLSLPVLAGAITMMLTDRNFGTSFFVPEGGGDPILYQHLFWFFGHPEVYILILPGFGIVSHIISTFSKKPIFGYLGMAYAMVAIGAVGFVVWAHHMYTVGLSLDAQRYFVFATMVIAVPTGVKIFSWIATMWGGSISFRTPMVWAIGFIFLFTVGGVTGVQLANAGLDRSLHDTYYVVAHFHYVLSLGAVFAIFAAWYYWFPKMTGYMYNEFLGTLHFWVMFIGVNLVFFPQHFLGLAGMPRRYIDYPDAFAGWNYVSSIGSYISAVGVLIFLVGVFEAFAKKRVAGDNPWGEGATTLEWQLSSPPPYHQWEQLPRIK; this is encoded by the coding sequence TCACTTGCATGATCACTCTCATGGCGCGCACGCCCATGACGACCATCACGATCACTCGCACAAGCCGAGCTTCATCAATCGTTGGTTCTTTTCGACGAACCACAAGGACATCGGCACGCTTTACCTGATCTTCGCGATCATCGCCGGCATCATCGGCGGCGCGCTCTCCGTTGCCATGCGCATGGAGCTGCAGGAGCCGGGCATCCAGATCTTCCACGGTCTGGCATCGATGGTTTACGGTTACGAAGGCGACGCGGCCATCGACGGCGCCAAGCAGATGTTCAACATGTTCACCACCGCTCACGCGCTGATCATGATCTTCTTCATGGTCATGCCGGCGATGATCGGCGGCTTCGCCAACTGGATGGTGCCGATCATGATCGGCGCGCCTGACATGGCGTTTCCGCGTCTGAACAACATCTCCTTCTGGCTGATCGTTCCGGCCTTCCTTCTGCTCATCCTGTCGATGTTCGTCGAAGGACCTGCCGGCGCTTACGGTGCGGGCGGCGGCTGGACGATGTACCCGCCGCTGTCGAGCTCGGGTACGCCCGGTCCTGCAGTCGACCTTGCGATCTTTGCGCTCCACATTGCCGGTGCGTCCTCGATCCTCGGTGCGATCAACTTCATCACCACGATCCTGAACATGCGCGCTCCGGGCATGACGCTGCACAAGATGCCGCTCTTCGCCTGGTCGGTGCTGATCACCGCCTTCCTGCTGTTGCTGTCGCTTCCGGTTCTGGCCGGCGCCATCACCATGATGCTGACGGACCGCAACTTCGGTACCTCCTTCTTCGTACCGGAAGGCGGCGGTGACCCGATCCTCTACCAGCACCTGTTCTGGTTCTTCGGTCACCCGGAAGTGTACATTCTAATCCTGCCGGGCTTCGGCATCGTCAGCCACATCATCTCGACCTTCTCGAAGAAGCCGATCTTCGGCTATCTCGGCATGGCCTACGCCATGGTCGCGATCGGTGCCGTCGGCTTCGTTGTCTGGGCGCACCACATGTACACGGTCGGCCTGTCGCTCGATGCACAGCGTTACTTCGTGTTTGCAACGATGGTCATCGCCGTTCCGACGGGCGTGAAGATCTTCTCCTGGATCGCAACGATGTGGGGTGGCTCCATCAGCTTCCGCACGCCGATGGTCTGGGCGATCGGCTTCATCTTCCTGTTCACGGTCGGTGGGGTGACGGGTGTACAGCTCGCCAATGCCGGTCTCGACCGCTCGCTGCATGACACCTACTACGTCGTGGCCCACTTCCACTACGTTCTGTCGCTTGGCGCCGTCTTCGCCATCTTCGCTGCCTGGTACTACTGGTTCCCGAAGATGACCGGCTACATGTACAACGAGTTCCTTGGCACGCTGCACTTCTGGGTCATGTTCATCGGCGTCAACCTGGTGTTCTTCCCGCAGCACTTCCTGGGCCTCGCGGGCATGCCGCGCCGCTACATCGACTATCCGGATGCATTTGCCGGCTGGAACTACGTTTCCTCGATCGGCTCCTACATCTCGGCCGTCGGTGTGCTGATCTTCCTGGTCGGCGTCTTCGAAGCCTTCGCCAAGAAGCGCGTTGCCGGTGACAATCCGTGGGGTGAGGGCGCAACGACGCTCGAATGGCAGCTGTCTTCGCCGCCGCCGTATCATCAGTGGGAACAGCTCCCGCGCATCAAGTAA
- a CDS encoding cytochrome c oxidase assembly protein: MSEMQSAPRKPRNNGAIVLMCLSFVVGMGAASYAAVPLYRMFCQLTGYNGTTQRVEQASSVVLDRKIRVTFDANIAPGLDWEFKPVEREVNPRIGETIQVNFVAVNKSNEPQRGQAVFNVTPGEAGAYFNKVQCFCFNETILKPGEKLEMPVVFYIDPDITKAVESKDIHTVTLSYTFYPKEGPKPLASNEGGTVKLEKKL; encoded by the coding sequence ATGAGCGAGATGCAGAGCGCACCGAGGAAGCCGCGCAACAACGGCGCCATCGTTCTCATGTGCCTTTCCTTCGTCGTCGGCATGGGCGCTGCGAGCTATGCCGCGGTGCCGCTTTACAGGATGTTTTGTCAGCTCACTGGCTACAATGGGACGACGCAGCGCGTCGAGCAGGCCTCCAGCGTGGTTCTCGATCGCAAGATTCGCGTCACCTTCGACGCAAACATTGCGCCGGGTCTCGACTGGGAGTTCAAGCCGGTCGAGCGCGAGGTCAATCCGCGCATCGGCGAAACCATTCAGGTGAATTTCGTCGCGGTGAACAAGTCGAACGAGCCGCAGCGCGGTCAGGCGGTATTTAACGTGACGCCCGGTGAGGCGGGTGCCTATTTCAACAAGGTGCAGTGCTTCTGCTTCAATGAAACCATTCTGAAGCCGGGCGAAAAGCTCGAAATGCCGGTCGTGTTCTATATCGATCCTGATATTACCAAGGCTGTGGAATCGAAGGATATCCACACCGTTACCTTGTCCTATACGTTCTATCCCAAAGAGGGTCCGAAGCCGCTCGCTTCGAACGAGGGTGGAACGGTAAAGCTTGAAAAGAAACTTTGA
- a CDS encoding endonuclease/exonuclease/phosphatase family protein: MRIVSLNAWGGKLHAPLLHYLAEINADVLCLQEITRSVAVASDWLVYRDGSHILPQRANLFAEIKAILPTHDAFFAPTARGELFDGDASVMSEFGLATFVRASLPVIGQATDFVHGDFSSDGYGPHPRARNAHCLRLFDYRANRAITVAQLHGLRDLAGKGDTPARRGQADALVALIRRIWREGEPLVVCGDFNVLPESMMFQALAALGLSDLVTFRGHTDTRTSHYMKEGRYADYMLVSADVEVRSFEVVKQPEVSDHRALLLEIE; the protein is encoded by the coding sequence GTGCGGATTGTCTCGCTGAATGCATGGGGTGGAAAGCTGCATGCGCCGTTGCTTCACTATCTCGCCGAGATCAACGCCGATGTTCTCTGCCTACAGGAAATTACCCGTTCCGTTGCCGTTGCCAGTGACTGGCTGGTCTACCGCGACGGCAGTCATATCCTGCCGCAGCGCGCCAATCTGTTTGCCGAGATCAAGGCGATCCTTCCCACGCACGATGCGTTCTTCGCGCCGACCGCCAGAGGCGAGCTTTTCGACGGCGATGCGTCGGTCATGTCGGAATTCGGTCTGGCGACCTTCGTGCGCGCGTCTCTTCCGGTCATCGGCCAAGCCACGGATTTCGTCCATGGCGACTTCTCGAGTGACGGCTATGGGCCGCATCCTCGGGCGCGCAACGCCCATTGCCTTCGCCTGTTCGATTATCGCGCCAACCGCGCGATCACCGTCGCCCAGCTGCACGGCCTGCGCGATCTGGCCGGCAAGGGCGACACACCGGCGCGTCGCGGGCAGGCGGATGCGTTGGTCGCTCTCATCCGCCGCATATGGCGCGAAGGCGAGCCGCTGGTCGTCTGTGGCGACTTCAACGTTCTCCCCGAAAGCATGATGTTCCAAGCACTTGCCGCGCTCGGCCTCAGCGACCTCGTGACCTTCCGCGGCCATACGGACACGAGAACCTCGCACTACATGAAGGAAGGCCGCTACGCCGACTACATGCTGGTGAGCGCCGATGTGGAGGTCAGGTCCTTCGAGGTCGTCAAGCAGCCTGAGGTCTCCGACCATCGTGCCCTTCTGCTGGAGATTGAATAG
- a CDS encoding cytochrome c oxidase subunit 3 translates to MADAHQKHHDYHIIDPSPWPIIASLGAFIITFGGVGFMRYLNGGSLHLFGVEWAHPWLFFIGLAIILYVMFGWWSDTVKEADEGAHTRVVSLHLRYGMIMFIASEVMFFVAWFWAYFDASLFPNEAIQASRLAFTGGQWPPKGIEVLDPWHLPIYNTVILLLSGTTVTWAHHALLHNDRRGLIQGLTLTVLLGILFSTVQAYEYAHAPFAFKNSIYGATFFMATGFHGFHVLVGTIFLLVCLLRAIRGDFTPKQHFGFEAAAWYWHFVDVVWLFLFFCIYVWGGWGAPLAAG, encoded by the coding sequence ATGGCTGATGCTCATCAGAAACATCACGACTACCACATCATCGACCCGAGCCCGTGGCCAATAATTGCGTCGCTAGGGGCTTTCATCATTACGTTCGGTGGCGTCGGCTTCATGCGCTACCTCAACGGCGGCTCGCTGCACCTCTTCGGCGTCGAATGGGCTCATCCGTGGCTGTTCTTCATCGGGCTTGCGATCATTCTCTACGTCATGTTCGGCTGGTGGTCGGACACTGTGAAGGAAGCTGATGAGGGCGCCCATACGCGCGTCGTCTCGCTACACCTTCGCTACGGCATGATTATGTTCATCGCTTCGGAAGTGATGTTCTTCGTCGCCTGGTTCTGGGCGTACTTCGACGCGAGCCTCTTCCCGAATGAAGCGATCCAGGCCTCGCGCCTTGCCTTCACCGGTGGCCAGTGGCCGCCGAAGGGAATTGAGGTCCTCGATCCGTGGCACCTGCCGATCTACAACACGGTCATCCTGCTGCTCTCTGGCACGACGGTGACCTGGGCGCACCACGCGTTGCTGCACAACGATCGCAGGGGCCTGATTCAGGGCCTCACGCTGACCGTTCTGCTCGGTATCCTGTTCTCCACGGTGCAGGCTTACGAATACGCACACGCTCCGTTCGCCTTCAAGAATTCGATCTACGGCGCGACCTTCTTCATGGCGACCGGTTTCCACGGTTTCCACGTTCTGGTTGGTACGATCTTCCTGCTGGTCTGCCTGCTGCGCGCGATCCGCGGCGACTTCACGCCGAAGCAGCATTTCGGCTTCGAGGCAGCGGCCTGGTACTGGCACTTCGTCGACGTCGTCTGGCTCTTCCTGTTCTTCTGCATCTACGTCTGGGGCGGCTGGGGCGCGCCGCTGGCCGCAGGCTGA
- a CDS encoding SURF1 family protein, whose amino-acid sequence MTERQVSAPSRKRSVLTGIAVLVALAILVSLGTWQVERLRWKEKLLADIAERRQAPPASLADIEALAATGEDIDYRHATVSGEYVNSKERHFFATWHGRTGFYVYTPLQLADRRYLFVNRGFVPYENKEPAMRMQGQLTDQQTVTGLARAKLPGKPSWVVPDNDVAKNIFYWKDLDVMASSVELDKAQVVPFFVDADDTPNPKGLPIGGVTDVDLPNNHLQYAFTWYGLAATLVVIVVVARFRKRGPAQ is encoded by the coding sequence GTGACTGAACGTCAAGTGTCGGCGCCCAGTCGAAAGCGGTCGGTCCTGACCGGCATCGCCGTGCTGGTCGCGCTCGCCATCCTCGTTTCGCTCGGGACGTGGCAGGTCGAGCGGCTGCGTTGGAAGGAGAAGCTGCTCGCCGATATCGCCGAGCGCCGCCAGGCGCCGCCGGCATCGCTTGCAGATATCGAAGCTTTGGCGGCAACAGGCGAGGATATCGACTATCGTCACGCCACGGTCAGCGGCGAATACGTAAACAGCAAGGAGCGGCACTTCTTCGCCACCTGGCACGGCCGGACGGGTTTTTACGTTTACACACCGCTGCAGCTTGCCGATCGCCGCTATCTCTTCGTCAATCGCGGGTTCGTTCCCTATGAGAATAAGGAACCCGCAATGCGCATGCAGGGCCAGCTGACCGATCAGCAGACGGTGACCGGTCTTGCCCGCGCGAAGCTGCCCGGCAAGCCATCCTGGGTAGTGCCCGACAACGATGTCGCCAAGAACATCTTCTACTGGAAAGACCTCGATGTGATGGCGTCCAGCGTCGAGCTCGACAAGGCGCAAGTCGTTCCCTTCTTCGTCGATGCGGACGATACCCCCAATCCGAAGGGTCTCCCGATCGGCGGCGTCACCGATGTCGATCTGCCCAACAACCATCTGCAATATGCCTTCACCTGGTACGGCCTGGCGGCAACGCTTGTTGTGATCGTCGTGGTGGCCCGTTTCCGCAAGCGCGGTCCGGCGCAATAG
- a CDS encoding DUF983 domain-containing protein gives MNDDSAHFPPVDPVKTGIKGCCPRCGQGKLFNGLLALKPRCSACGLDYAFADAGDGPAVFVILIVGFIVIGSVLWLEVNYAPPIWLHILLFAPLTIVLSLLALRWCKGILIAMQYRHNAREGRLSRD, from the coding sequence ATGAACGACGACAGCGCGCATTTCCCACCGGTCGATCCGGTGAAGACAGGCATCAAGGGGTGCTGCCCGCGCTGCGGCCAGGGAAAGCTGTTCAACGGCCTGCTGGCGCTGAAACCGCGCTGTTCTGCCTGTGGCCTCGATTACGCCTTTGCCGATGCCGGCGATGGTCCCGCGGTGTTCGTCATTCTCATTGTCGGCTTCATCGTTATCGGCTCGGTGCTGTGGCTGGAGGTCAACTACGCGCCGCCGATCTGGCTGCACATTCTGCTGTTCGCTCCCCTGACGATCGTCCTCTCCCTGCTTGCTCTTCGTTGGTGTAAGGGAATTCTGATCGCGATGCAGTATCGCCACAACGCCAGGGAAGGGCGCCTTTCCCGTGACTGA